The following are encoded together in the Pseudodesulfovibrio indicus genome:
- a CDS encoding substrate-binding periplasmic protein, with protein sequence MKRILLSCLLVLVAVVPAWAGESLLFLTDQDFAPYSMIVAGQPSGIDVDVLSEAAKRSGLDLTIKAVPLKSMLDAIRNGSCDGAVSLFRSPDREQFALFMEAVPVHLSDYVLFTKVGNRIPFAEYQDLKGKVIGYVGGVDLGPDFEAARKQGDMLVKEYRDLRDMVAGLLGGEIDAFAGNIDVTYYRLKDMGLTSTIVYLPRKILTGKPSYAVLSRASALKGKDSVAQKLEKALDDMHKDGTYNTLARHYLIRF encoded by the coding sequence ATGAAACGCATCCTGTTGAGCTGCCTGCTGGTGTTGGTCGCGGTCGTTCCCGCGTGGGCCGGAGAGTCCCTGCTCTTCTTGACGGACCAGGATTTCGCGCCCTATTCCATGATCGTGGCCGGCCAGCCGTCGGGCATCGACGTGGACGTCCTGAGCGAGGCGGCCAAGCGGTCCGGGCTGGACCTGACCATCAAGGCCGTGCCGCTCAAGTCCATGCTCGACGCGATCCGGAACGGAAGCTGCGACGGGGCGGTCTCCCTGTTCCGCTCCCCGGACCGGGAGCAGTTCGCCCTGTTCATGGAGGCGGTGCCGGTCCACCTGAGCGACTACGTGCTCTTCACCAAGGTGGGCAACCGCATTCCCTTTGCCGAATACCAGGACCTCAAGGGCAAGGTAATCGGGTACGTCGGCGGCGTGGACCTGGGACCGGATTTCGAGGCCGCCCGCAAGCAGGGCGACATGCTCGTCAAGGAATACAGGGACCTGCGGGACATGGTGGCCGGACTGCTCGGCGGCGAAATAGACGCCTTTGCCGGGAACATCGACGTCACCTACTACCGGCTCAAGGACATGGGGCTGACCAGCACCATCGTCTATCTGCCGCGCAAGATCCTGACCGGCAAGCCTTCCTACGCGGTCCTGTCCCGCGCCTCCGCGCTGAAGGGAAAGGACTCGGTGGCCCAGAAGCTGGAGAAGGCGCTGGACGACATGCACAAGGACGGGACCTACAACACCCTGGCCCGACACTACCTGATCCGTTTCTAG
- a CDS encoding HD-GYP domain-containing protein produces MLFPEALGNFSVYLWQGGDFVLYTSSGQRFTSRHRQTLYKNGVKEVYVLGSERAQYEKYIENNLGKILLDENLPIDVRSRIFFEASTVVMQDVFDRKLPSALRARHFDRITDIVKSSIRFLAKDNSLSAVAPFISHDYKTYTHCMHVFVYSVALFHTYEMTETEVFEYGLGALLHDVGKAKIPKRILNKRGPLTQAEREIIKEHPVHGVSMCAHLPMTQNTINCILFHHETLDGAGYPAGIKGDNVPMPVRIISLSDIYDALTSERPYAEAMQPYEALSLIRNEMRENVDMNIFKRFVAVLSGAEII; encoded by the coding sequence ATGCTTTTCCCGGAGGCGTTGGGGAACTTCTCCGTCTACCTCTGGCAGGGAGGGGACTTTGTCCTCTACACCTCGTCGGGCCAACGATTCACTTCGCGCCACCGGCAGACCCTGTACAAGAACGGGGTCAAGGAGGTGTATGTCCTCGGCTCCGAGCGCGCCCAGTACGAAAAATACATCGAGAACAACCTGGGCAAGATCCTGCTGGACGAAAACCTGCCCATCGACGTTCGGTCGCGCATCTTCTTCGAAGCGTCCACCGTGGTCATGCAGGACGTGTTCGACCGCAAGCTGCCCAGCGCCCTTCGCGCCCGCCATTTCGACCGCATCACCGACATCGTCAAGAGCTCCATCCGGTTCCTGGCCAAGGACAACTCCCTGTCCGCCGTGGCCCCGTTCATCTCCCACGACTACAAGACTTACACCCACTGCATGCACGTGTTCGTGTATTCCGTGGCCCTGTTCCACACCTACGAGATGACCGAGACCGAGGTCTTCGAGTACGGGCTGGGCGCGCTGCTGCACGACGTGGGCAAGGCCAAGATCCCCAAGCGCATCCTGAACAAGCGCGGGCCGCTGACCCAGGCGGAACGCGAGATCATCAAGGAGCATCCGGTGCACGGGGTGTCCATGTGCGCGCACCTGCCCATGACCCAGAACACCATCAACTGCATCCTGTTCCACCACGAGACGCTGGACGGGGCCGGATATCCCGCCGGGATCAAGGGGGACAACGTGCCCATGCCGGTGCGGATCATTTCCCTGTCCGACATCTATGACGCGCTGACTTCGGAGCGGCCGTACGCCGAGGCCATGCAGCCGTATGAGGCGTTGTCGCTGATCCGCAACGAAATGCGGGAGAATGTGGATATGAACATTTTCAAGCGGTTTGTGGCGGTGTTGAGCGGGGCGGAGATCATTTAG
- a CDS encoding lytic transglycosylase domain-containing protein gives MGLFIAMLAAGCSTKTAPVDPAPVEEQVSENQVPEDAEALEPEIAAAPEVAPGEDLTQTEQAVLNQRFGLLFDLEPHENEEVELFFTYYNHKARKTMARWLERSQPYLPYVRRVFTQYGLPQDLVLLPFVESGYNVKAYSWAGAGGMWQFMRGTGRLYGLKSDWWIDERRDPYKATDAAARHLKDLYDKFGDWYLALAAYNAGEGKISRALKQAGCDDFFELTEKNRKLSRRIRLKQETRHYVPKFIAISKIFQNLDTLGFEPVSWDMEDEVTEVKVPGGTDLLALARAGNMSWKEFHDLNPAFRRQVSPPHMEAVAYLPADKADKMIAYLAEPGSRPYAGYTRYRVRSGDSWWRISRRYGVPINVLKSVNNTRSNTLRPGQYVMVPGNGSKTSVAEASMVSTSTAKTRAIANERGNYVVRSGDTLWTISQSFGTTVNTLKKANGLRSSRLKVGQKLYIPNSSNAATKQAVKEAEMVKAQLVHYKVRRGDNLYSISRKFGVKVSDLCRWNSLSAKATIYAGQKLKVYVQ, from the coding sequence ATGGGTCTGTTCATCGCGATGTTGGCCGCGGGCTGCTCGACCAAGACGGCGCCCGTGGACCCGGCTCCCGTCGAGGAGCAGGTTTCCGAGAACCAGGTGCCGGAGGATGCCGAGGCGCTTGAACCGGAGATCGCGGCCGCCCCGGAGGTGGCCCCCGGCGAGGACCTGACCCAGACCGAGCAGGCGGTGCTGAACCAGCGGTTCGGCCTGTTGTTCGACCTGGAGCCCCATGAGAATGAAGAGGTGGAACTCTTCTTCACCTATTACAACCACAAGGCGCGCAAGACCATGGCGCGGTGGCTGGAACGTTCCCAGCCCTACCTGCCCTATGTGCGCCGCGTCTTCACCCAGTACGGGCTGCCCCAGGACCTGGTCCTGCTGCCCTTTGTCGAATCCGGGTACAACGTCAAGGCCTATTCCTGGGCCGGGGCGGGCGGCATGTGGCAGTTCATGCGCGGCACGGGCCGCCTGTACGGACTGAAGTCCGACTGGTGGATCGACGAGCGCCGCGACCCCTACAAGGCCACGGACGCCGCCGCACGCCACCTGAAGGACCTGTACGACAAATTCGGCGACTGGTACCTGGCGCTGGCCGCCTACAACGCGGGCGAAGGCAAGATTTCCCGCGCCCTGAAGCAGGCCGGATGCGACGACTTCTTCGAGCTGACCGAGAAGAACCGCAAGCTGTCGCGGCGCATCCGGCTGAAGCAGGAGACCCGGCACTACGTTCCCAAGTTCATCGCCATTTCCAAGATCTTCCAGAACCTTGACACCCTCGGCTTCGAGCCGGTGTCCTGGGACATGGAAGACGAGGTCACCGAGGTCAAGGTGCCCGGCGGCACCGATCTCCTGGCCCTGGCCCGCGCGGGCAACATGTCCTGGAAGGAATTCCACGACCTGAACCCCGCCTTCCGCCGCCAGGTCAGCCCGCCGCACATGGAGGCCGTGGCCTACCTGCCCGCGGACAAGGCGGACAAGATGATCGCCTACCTGGCCGAGCCCGGCTCCCGGCCCTATGCGGGCTACACCCGCTACCGCGTGCGCTCCGGCGACTCCTGGTGGCGCATCTCCCGGCGCTACGGCGTGCCCATCAACGTGCTCAAGTCCGTGAACAACACCCGTTCCAACACCCTGCGCCCCGGCCAGTACGTGATGGTCCCGGGCAACGGCTCCAAGACCAGCGTGGCCGAGGCGTCCATGGTGTCCACCTCCACGGCCAAGACCAGGGCCATCGCCAACGAGCGCGGCAACTACGTGGTCCGTTCCGGCGACACCCTGTGGACCATCTCCCAGTCCTTCGGGACCACGGTGAACACCCTCAAGAAGGCCAACGGGCTGCGCTCCAGCCGCCTCAAGGTCGGCCAGAAGTTGTACATCCCCAACAGCTCCAACGCCGCCACCAAGCAGGCGGTCAAGGAAGCCGAGATGGTCAAGGCCCAGCTGGTCCACTACAAGGTCCGCCGGGGCGACAACCTGTACTCCATCTCCCGCAAGTTCGGAGTCAAGGTCTCCGACCTCTGCCGCTGGAACTCCCTCTCGGCCAAGGCCACCATCTACGCCGGGCAGAAGCTCAAGGTCTACGTCCAGTAG